The sequence TCATGGTGGCAACTTATTCTCTGTTTTACATTATGACGGCTTTTGCTCAGGCATATTCTCGAACAGCACCAAAGCTTTCTGAAGCAGGTTATGCGCTTGGCTTAGGTATCCCAGCAAATACATTTACTGGCTTGTTATTAATTAGTGCTATTGTATTTGGTATTTTTATCAGTATTTCTGGTGTTTATGCCGATAAAATTGGTCGCCGTAAATGGTTGATTTGGGTGACGGTGGCTGTTGGTGTGCTCGGTTTAACCATGCCATTCTTCTTAGAAAATGGTACCCCAATGAGCGTATTTGCATTTTTAGTAATTGGTATGGCGATCATGGGGATGACATTTGGTCCAATGGCTGCGCTATTGCCAGAATTATTTCCAACGGAAGTCCGTTATTCAGGCGCATCTCTTGCTTATAATTTAGCATCAATTATTGGTGCAACGATTGCGGCGATGATTTCTTTAAAAATTAATGCATCATTTGGCGTGATGGGCGTAGGTATTTATTTAGCAATCAATGCACTCATGACGCTATTGGCATTATTAGCGTCAAAAGAAACTAAAAACGTAGATTTAACACAAATCTAATTCTATTTAAGAAAAAAGAACGGTGAAAATTTGATCTGCACTCTAAAAGTTGGTCTCAACAACCAACAATTGAGGTGCAGATTTTTTTATGGGTAAACATTACACAATAGAATTTAAATTACAGGCTCTCCACCCTATTTTGAATGGAAAAATGAGTATTAGAGAAGCTGCGCGTTTTTACAATATTCCTTCCAACGCCCTAGTCGGGACGTGGTTAAAAAGGTTTGAAAAAAGTGGCATAAAAGAACTTATTCTCCGTAAACCATCAGGACGACCGCCGATGAAACCCAAATATGCAAAAATGCCACCGCCACCCAAAACTGAAGAAGAGCGTTTACGCCTGAGAATTTTACAGCTTGAAGCCTACCTAAATGAATTGAGAAGGAGCAGATTTCAGGACGAAACCGAGTAAAGGAAATTATCCAAAGGTTAAGAACGCATTACCCATTAAAATGGCTTTTAGGATTTGTACGGTTAGCACGTAGTGCATTTTTTGCTAAACTTCAGATTAAACTGGATAAGGGGGCGCAGCTGAAAAGGCCATTAAACGCATCAAAGCCAATCATCCTGATTATGGCTACCGAAGTGTTCAGCCTGTCTGGCAACGATAAATCACAAGAAAATCCAACTTCTAATGCGGTACTCGGACGCCAAGTGCGGTTAAGAAAACGCAAGAAATTCATGACCTATCGAGGCACAATAGGCCATATTGCCCCGAATCAAAAATGGGTAACGGTAAAGCAAAAGATGGGGCACAAGTCAATGTTAAACATGGCGGGCAAACGCCAGAATAAGGTTGAGAGCTTGATTTAACATTCAGACCAAGGCTGGCAGTATCAGATGAGTGCTTATCGTAGAATACTTGCTGAGCAGGGTATAACTCAATAAAACGAAAGAATAGATAGGTGAATAGGTAAGGGATTACTTGGACTATTATAACCACCGTCGGATCCAACTGAAATTAAAAGGACGGAGTCCGATACGATATCGTTGTCAGTCCTTGAATTAATCGTCCAGATTTTGGGGCAGATCATTTTTTTGACTAAATTTATTTAGCCATTTTTATCTTTAGCGGCTTTATAAAGCTCCATTGCTTCAGGTAATAAACGTTGTAAGTTTTCTTGACGAGACTGATCGCTAGGATGAGTAGAAGCTAACACATCAAGAGCACCTCGAGAACCACCAGACACTTTTGCCATTTTTTGCCACAATCCTGGCGCTACCTGTGGGTTGTATCCAGAACGAGCCATTAACATTAATCCCACTTCATCTGCCTCAGTTTCAGCACTACGAGAATAAGGTTTGTCTAAAGCAAAATCTTTAGTAAGCGAAACCAAATCAGTCACATCTGTCCCAACTGCAATGGATAATGCTGTCCCTCCAATGGCCCCAACAATATTACTAACGGTTCCAAAGTTAGTTTTAGCTTTACCATGCTCTTTTAATGCATGAGCCATTTCATGCCCCATTACCACCGCGATTTCGTTATCATTAAGTTGTAAGGTATCAACTAACCCAGTATAGAACGCCATTTTACCGCCAGGCATAGCCCAAGCATTCAATTCTTTTGACTTAATCACATTAATTTGCCAGTTAAATTGCTGTCCAGTCTCATTAGCCTGGTTTGCATAATTCACCATTTTATGAAACACATGGTGAATTCGTTTTGCGGTATTTGATGAAGTATCAATTGCCCCCTGAGTACGAATTTTTCCCATTTCTTGTGCATAACTACTCGCTGCCTCTCGATTTATAGAAGCCGAATCAGCACAAGCAGTGATAAGTGAACTAGCTAATAGCGTAAAAGCAAAACTTTTAAGTTGTTTTTTCATAAGTGATCCTTTTTTGAACTAACGCAGATTATATGAATTTATTATTTTTTGTCGATATAAATATATTGAACTTTCCTTTTGCACTACTATAATAGTGTAAGTTTATTTTAGGGGCATTTTATGACACAACAAAAATTACCTTCTCTCT comes from Haemophilus haemolyticus and encodes:
- a CDS encoding helix-turn-helix domain-containing protein produces the protein MGKHYTIEFKLQALHPILNGKMSIREAARFYNIPSNALVGTWLKRFEKSGIKELILRKPSGRPPMKPKYAKMPPPPKTEEERLRLRILQLEAYLNELRRSRFQDETE
- a CDS encoding IS3 family transposase, with product MDYYNHRRIQLKLKGRSPIRYRCQSLN
- a CDS encoding M48 family metallopeptidase; amino-acid sequence: MKKQLKSFAFTLLASSLITACADSASINREAASSYAQEMGKIRTQGAIDTSSNTAKRIHHVFHKMVNYANQANETGQQFNWQINVIKSKELNAWAMPGGKMAFYTGLVDTLQLNDNEIAVVMGHEMAHALKEHGKAKTNFGTVSNIVGAIGGTALSIAVGTDVTDLVSLTKDFALDKPYSRSAETEADEVGLMLMARSGYNPQVAPGLWQKMAKVSGGSRGALDVLASTHPSDQSRQENLQRLLPEAMELYKAAKDKNG